The Halobellus sp. MBLA0158 genome has a window encoding:
- a CDS encoding EamA family transporter has translation MDYLPWVIVALVSYGALAPLTSKVTEEVPPAVSLFLATAVFLVLTLGVMVATGLNPLSYVAEPRAGYIYVGGVFLGVGILSYYYALQRGPVSVVVPIYGMFIVGSSVIGILFLGESVTPTRIGGIASAIVAVYLSSGAE, from the coding sequence ATGGACTATCTCCCGTGGGTGATCGTCGCCCTCGTGTCGTACGGGGCGTTGGCACCGCTGACGAGCAAGGTGACAGAGGAGGTCCCGCCGGCCGTCTCGCTGTTTCTCGCCACCGCGGTCTTCCTCGTGCTCACGCTCGGCGTGATGGTCGCGACCGGCCTGAATCCGCTGTCGTACGTGGCCGAACCCCGCGCGGGCTACATCTACGTCGGCGGCGTGTTCCTCGGAGTCGGCATCCTCTCGTACTACTACGCGCTGCAACGCGGACCGGTGAGCGTCGTCGTCCCGATCTACGGGATGTTCATCGTCGGGAGCTCGGTGATCGGCATCCTCTTTCTCGGGGAGTCGGTGACGCCGACGCGGATCGGCGGCATCGCCTCGGCGATCGTCGCGGTCTATCTGAGTTCGGGGGCCGAGTGA